In one Notolabrus celidotus isolate fNotCel1 chromosome 1, fNotCel1.pri, whole genome shotgun sequence genomic region, the following are encoded:
- the slc32a1 gene encoding vesicular inhibitory amino acid transporter — translation MATLIKSKLSNKLSNAATAVSNKSQAKVSGMFARMGFQAATDEEGLGFAACDDLDYDHRQGMQMDIMTSEEMGGEGAGDGEGLDGDSHYQRDGTGPPHSTSKDGSATSELSEVKPKITAWEAGWNVTNAIQGMFVLGLPYAILHGGYLGLFLIIFAAVVCCYTGKILISCLYEEDEDGQLVRVRDSYVDIANACCQPRFPTLGGHIVNVAQIIELVMTCILYVVVSGNLMYNSFPNMPISQKSWAIIATAALLPCAFLKNLKAVSKFSLLCTMAHFVINVLVIAYCLSRARDWAWDKVKFYIDVKKFPISIGIIVFSYTSQIFLPSLEGNMNKPSEFHCMMNWTHIAACILKGLFALVAYLTWADETKEVITDNLPPGIRAVVNLFLVAKALLSYPLPFFAAVEVLEKSFFSEGGSTPFPDCYGVDGRLKSWGLTLRCTLVVFTLLMAIYVPHFALLMGLTGSLTGAGLCFLLPSLFHLKLLWRKLQWHQVFFDVSIFVIGGICSISGFIHSMEGLIEAFRYNIEE, via the exons ATGGCGACGTTAATCAAAAGCAAGCTTTCTAATAAACTGTCAAATGCAGCAACCGCTGTCAGCAACAAATCCCAGGCGAAGGTGAGCGGCATGTTTGCCAGGATGGGCTTCCAGGCCGCCACCGATGAGGAGGGTCTGGGCTTCGCCGCCTGCGATGACCTGGACTACGATCACCGGCAGGGAATGCAGATGGACATAATGACAAGCGAGGAGATGGGAGGAGAGGGCGCAGGAGACGGAGAAGGGCTGGATGGAGACAGCCACTACCAGAGGGACGGCACCGGTCCGCCGCACTCAACTTCAAAGGATGGTAGTGCAACGAGCGAGCTGTCAGAAGTCAAACCAAAAATCACCGCTTGGGAGGCGGGCTGGAACGTGACGAATGCGATCCAG gGGATGTTCGTTCTTGGATTGCCCTACGCCATCCTGCATGGAGGATATCTCGGACTCTTTCTCATTATTTTTGCCGCCGTGGTGTGCTGCTACACGGGAAAAATCCTCATTTCCTGCCTGTACGAGGAGGACGAAGACGGGCAGCTGGTCCGTGTGAGGGACTCCTATGTGGATATTGCCAACGCCTGCTGCCAGCCCAGGTTCCCGACTTTAGGTGGCCATATCGTGAATGTAGCCCAAATCATAGAGCTTGTGATGACTTGCATCCTGTATGTGGTGGTCAGTGGAAACCTCATGTACAACAGCTTCCCCAACATGCCCATCTCCCAGAAATCCTGGGCCATCATCGCCACCGCCGCTCTGCTCCCCTGCGCCTTCCTGAAGAACCTGAAAGCCGTCTCCAAGTTCAGTTTGCTGTGCACGATGGCCCACTTTGTCATCAACGTCCTAGTGATCGCGTACTGCCTCTCCAGAGCGCGGGACTGGGCCTGGGACAAGGTTAAGTTTTACATCGATGTCAAGAAGTTTCCCATCTCCATAGGAATTATCGTTTTCAGCTACACCTCGCAGATCTTCCTGCCGTCTCTGGAGGGGAACATGAATAAGCCGAGCGAGTTCCACTGCATGATGAACTGGACTCACATCGCTGCCTGCATCCTCAAAGGCCTGTTCGCCCTCGTGGCCTACCTGACCTGGGCTGACGAAACCAAGGAGGTCATCACAGACAACCTGCCCCCCGGTATCCGAGCCGTCGTCAACCTCTTCCTTGTGGCCAAAGCTTTACTGTCATATCCGCTCCCATTTTTCGCTGCCGTAGAGGTATTAGAGAAATCGTTTTTCTCGGAAGGGGGAAGCACACCCTTCCCAGACTGCTACGGAGTCGATGGACGTCTAAAATCCTGGGGACTCACTCTCCGTTGTACCCTTGTTGTGTTCACCTTGCTCATGGCTATCTATGTGCCACATTTCGCCCTCCTCATGGGTCTCACCGGCAGCTTGACTGGTGCAGGCCTGTGCTTTCTGCTTCCCAGTCTCTTCCACCTTAAGCTTCTATGGAGAAAGCTGCAATGGCACCAGGTTTTCTTTGATGTGTCCATCTTTGTAATAGGAGGTATATGCAGCATATCCGGTTTTATCCACTCCATGGAGGGGCTCATAGAGGCTTTCAGATATAACATAGAAGAGTAG
- the aurka gene encoding aurora kinase A, which yields MDSAARLKLTKDLKPLRTDIKPNTDGPKRVPVSQQSQMTKMAVVTPTAQHRVLGVSNGPQRIQRLASHQKPASHVPVISKPSNPASQNVKPANQKGHPTPQPKHGPQPNQPKTNVPKVNPEPAKSPSEPAKQEKPQNETAKIDSVKSSSSSKRWSLENFDIGRPLGKGKFGNVYLARERQSKFILALKVLFKKQLEKAGVEHQLRREVEIQSHLRHPNILRLYGYFHDASRVYLILEFAPKGELYGELQRCGSFSEERSATYIMELADALNYCHSKNVIHRDIKPENLLLGSNGELKIADFGWSVHTPSSRRSTLCGTLDYLPPEMIEGKTHDEKVDLWSLGVLCYEFLVGKPPFEAKTHEETYRRISRVEYTYPAQFNISTGAKDLVARLLKHNPMQRLPIEGVLSHPWVVETSTKKPTTVNNDEPSQ from the exons ATggactctgctgcccggctcaAGCTGACAAAAGACCTAAAACCTCTGAGGACTGACATCAAG CCTAATACTGATGGCCCAAAGCGAGTTCCTGTGTCCCAACAGTCCCAGATGACTAAGATGGCAGTTGTTACACCAACTGCACAACACCGTGTCCTAGGCGTATCAAATGGACCTCAGCGCATTCAAAGGCTTGCTAGCCACCAGAAACCAGCCTCTCATGTCCCTGTTATTTCCAAGCCATCCAACCCTGCCAGTCAGAATGTGAAACCTGCTAATCAGAAGGGACATCCAACGCCACAGCCCAAACATGGTCCCCAGCCAAACCAGCCAAAGACAAATGTGCCCAAGGTGAACCCAGAGCCAGCAAAATCACCATCGGAACCAGCAAAGCAGGAAAAGCCTCAGA ACGAAACTGCCAAGATTGATTCTGTAAAATCATCTTCATCAAG CAAACGATGGAGCTTGGAAAACTTTGACATCGGCCGCCCTTTGGGGAAGGGTAAATTTGGCAACGTGTACCTGGCCAGGGAGCGACAGAGTAAGTTCATCTTGGCCCTGAAGGTGCTCTTCAAGAAGCAGCTGGAGAAGGCTGGGGTGGAGCACCAGCTGAGAAGAGAAGTGGAGATCCAGTCTCACTTAAG GCACCCCAATATCCTCCGCCTCTACGGCTACTTCCATGATGCATCTCGTGTGTATCTCATCCTTGAGTTTGCGCCCAAGGGTGAACTGTACGGTGAGCTGCAGCGCTGTGGAAGTTTTTCTGAGGAAAGGAGTGCAACA TACATCATGGAGCTGGCAGATGCCCTCAACTACTGCCACTCTAAGAACGTGATCCACAGAGACATCAAACCAGAGAACCTCTTATTGGGGTCTAATGGCGAGCTGAAGATTGCAGATTTTGGCTGGTCTGTTCACACACCATCCTCCAG GAGATCCACATTGTGTGGAACTCTCGACTACTTGCCTCCAGAGATGATTGAGGGGAAAACTCATGATGAAAAGGTGGACCTTTGGAGTCTGGGTGTCCTTTGCTACGAGTTCCTGGTTGGAAAACCTCCATTTGAGGCTAAAACTCACGAGGAGACTTATCGTAGGATATCAAGG GTGGAGTACACTTACCCTGCACAATTCAATATCAGCACTGGAGCGAAAGACTTGGTTGCCAGGCTTCTGAAGCACAACCCCATGCAAAGACTGCCCATTGAGGGGGTCCTGTCACACCCCTGGGTGGTAGAGACCTCCACCAAAAAGCCCACTACTGTTAACAATGATGAACCCAGCCAATGA